From a single Columba livia isolate bColLiv1 breed racing homer chromosome 15, bColLiv1.pat.W.v2, whole genome shotgun sequence genomic region:
- the C15H7orf50 gene encoding uncharacterized protein C7orf50 homolog isoform X6 yields the protein MYEKEKVPDEYFTILLDYLQGLQGSARDLTVQKAEAFMKGLDGSDAQDPKLLAKCERIRQVLQLLS from the coding sequence GTTCCGGACGAGTATTTCACCATTTTACTGGACTATCTGCAAGGGCTTCAAGGCAGCGCGCGAGACCTCACCGTGCAGAAAGCCGAAGCTTTTATGAAGGGATTGGATGGTTCCGATGCACAAGACCCAAAGCTGTTGGCGAAGTGCGAGCGCATACGACaagttctgcagctgctgtcctGA